From Halorubrum salinarum, the proteins below share one genomic window:
- a CDS encoding TraB/GumN family protein, with the protein MTETSRGSGDDAPPSTDRSPRADGGDLDGATRRAPSGGEGSVTVVGTAHVSERSVDEVEETIERERPDVVAVELDEGRYRQLNGETPDDLDAGDLLKGNTVFQFLAYWMLSYVQTQLGERFDIEPGADMKAAVDVAESLGIDVALVDRDIQTTIQRFWARMTIPEKLRLVGGLAFGVSDPRVAGVIGGLMVGILAGPAIGLFGGAVGITTGVLTSVAAGVLVALAVGIAVDQVGTLALSPDQRLYAAAGTGLAAGVAAGVTGVANGLVSTYLGGFPVAAIGGFGIGIGLGLVVGAVLALAVGAFAGGEVDPEAGGIEELDEADLTDTDVVTMMMEEFRQFSPGGAEALIDERDAFIAHRLVALREAGHDVVAVVGAGHRAGIEGYLADPATLPPMESLVGQESGRGLPWKKAIGYAITVGFVGFFLLLALGGAGNAFLLRLFGAWFLINGVFAFAFAKVAGARWLSAGVGGAVAWLTSINPLLAPGWFTGYVELRSLTVNVADIGALNDLLADETRSAAELVSAMLDVPLFRLIVVVAMTNVGSIVASFLFAAYVIPAMFGAEVGGVEDVGRLLVEGAINGADLVRGAVGGIA; encoded by the coding sequence ATGACAGAGACGTCACGGGGGAGCGGCGACGACGCGCCCCCGTCGACCGACCGGTCCCCGCGGGCCGACGGCGGCGACTTGGACGGGGCGACGCGCCGCGCGCCCTCCGGCGGCGAGGGGAGCGTCACGGTCGTCGGGACCGCGCACGTGTCGGAGCGCTCCGTCGACGAGGTCGAGGAGACGATAGAGCGGGAGCGCCCCGACGTCGTCGCCGTCGAGCTCGACGAGGGGCGCTACCGACAGCTCAACGGCGAGACCCCGGACGACCTCGACGCCGGCGACCTGCTCAAGGGGAACACCGTGTTCCAGTTCCTGGCGTACTGGATGCTCTCGTACGTCCAGACGCAGCTGGGCGAGCGGTTCGACATCGAGCCGGGCGCCGACATGAAGGCCGCCGTCGACGTCGCCGAGTCGCTCGGCATCGACGTCGCCCTGGTCGACCGCGACATCCAGACGACGATCCAGCGGTTCTGGGCGCGCATGACGATACCCGAGAAGCTCCGGCTCGTGGGCGGGCTGGCGTTCGGCGTCAGCGACCCGCGCGTCGCCGGCGTGATCGGCGGGCTCATGGTCGGGATCCTCGCGGGGCCGGCGATCGGGCTCTTCGGCGGCGCCGTCGGGATCACGACCGGCGTGCTGACGAGCGTCGCCGCGGGCGTCCTCGTCGCGCTCGCCGTCGGCATCGCCGTCGACCAGGTCGGCACGCTCGCGCTCTCGCCGGACCAGCGGCTCTACGCCGCGGCCGGCACCGGGCTGGCCGCCGGCGTCGCGGCCGGGGTCACCGGCGTCGCGAACGGCCTCGTCTCGACGTACCTCGGCGGGTTCCCCGTGGCCGCCATCGGCGGCTTCGGGATCGGGATCGGCCTCGGGCTCGTCGTCGGGGCCGTCCTCGCGCTCGCGGTCGGCGCGTTCGCCGGCGGCGAGGTCGACCCCGAGGCCGGGGGGATCGAGGAGCTCGACGAGGCCGACCTCACCGACACGGACGTGGTGACGATGATGATGGAGGAGTTCCGGCAGTTCTCCCCGGGCGGCGCGGAGGCGCTCATCGACGAGCGCGACGCGTTCATCGCCCACCGGCTCGTCGCGCTCCGCGAGGCGGGCCACGACGTGGTGGCCGTCGTCGGCGCCGGCCACCGGGCGGGGATCGAGGGCTACCTCGCCGACCCCGCGACGCTCCCGCCGATGGAGAGCCTGGTCGGCCAGGAGTCCGGGCGCGGGCTCCCCTGGAAGAAGGCGATCGGCTACGCGATCACCGTCGGCTTCGTCGGCTTCTTCCTCCTGCTCGCGCTGGGCGGGGCCGGGAACGCCTTCCTGCTCCGCCTGTTCGGCGCGTGGTTCCTGATCAACGGCGTCTTCGCGTTCGCGTTCGCGAAGGTCGCGGGCGCGCGCTGGCTCTCGGCCGGCGTCGGCGGCGCCGTCGCGTGGCTGACCTCGATCAACCCGCTGCTCGCGCCCGGCTGGTTCACCGGCTACGTCGAGCTGCGCAGCCTGACGGTCAACGTCGCCGACATCGGCGCGCTCAACGACCTGCTCGCCGACGAGACGCGGTCGGCCGCCGAGCTGGTCTCCGCGATGCTCGACGTGCCGCTGTTCCGGCTCATCGTCGTCGTCGCGATGACGAACGTCGGGAGCATCGTCGCCAGCTTCCTGTTCGCGGCGTACGTCATCCCGGCGATGTTCGGCGCCGAGGTCGGCGGCGTCGAGGACGTCGGCCGGCTGCTCGTCGAGGGGGCGATAAACGGCGCGGACCTCGTCCGCGGCGCCGTGGGGGGGATCGCATGA
- a CDS encoding zinc metalloprotease — MSGGSAVSGRRIAGLYFSGAEIRDLLVAWLALGVAFMLFFVGGSGGIGRILAAGVVPPLFVALSTAGVAFLLHEVAHKVVAVHYDQVAEFRADNSMLFLAVMSSLLGFIFAAPGAVHHRGRLTPREHGHIALAGPVVNLGLMAVFFPLFALGGIVGSEIVTVLGARGIAINAFLAAFNLVPYGPLDGKTVLSWSKPVWAAVFVPSALLAFGLVFVLGLGFGGPF; from the coding sequence ATGAGCGGCGGGAGCGCGGTGTCCGGGCGCCGGATCGCGGGCCTGTACTTCAGCGGGGCGGAGATCCGCGACCTGCTCGTCGCGTGGCTCGCCCTCGGCGTGGCGTTCATGCTGTTCTTCGTCGGCGGCTCGGGCGGTATCGGCCGCATCCTCGCGGCGGGCGTGGTCCCGCCGCTGTTCGTCGCCCTCTCGACCGCCGGGGTCGCCTTCCTCCTCCACGAGGTCGCGCACAAGGTCGTCGCGGTCCACTACGACCAGGTCGCGGAGTTCCGCGCGGACAACAGCATGCTGTTCCTCGCCGTGATGAGCTCGCTCCTCGGGTTCATCTTCGCCGCGCCGGGCGCCGTCCACCACCGGGGCCGGCTGACGCCCCGCGAGCACGGCCACATCGCGCTGGCCGGGCCGGTCGTGAACCTCGGGCTGATGGCCGTCTTCTTCCCGCTGTTCGCGCTCGGGGGGATCGTCGGGAGCGAGATCGTCACGGTCCTCGGCGCGCGCGGGATCGCGATCAACGCGTTCCTCGCGGCGTTCAACCTCGTCCCGTACGGCCCGCTCGACGGGAAGACGGTGCTGTCGTGGAGCAAGCCCGTCTGGGCCGCCGTCTTCGTCCCCTCCGCGCTGCTCGCGTTCGGGCTCGTCTTCGTCCTCGGCCTCGGGTTCGGCGGGCCGTTCTGA
- the purM gene encoding phosphoribosylformylglycinamidine cyclo-ligase: MTEGDGSDDGGPDADDELTYADAGVDIDASEAATAALIGAVGADTEAEGSGSEYAGLLDIGDRYLALATDGVGTKLLVAEALGDYSTVGIDCIAMNVNDLVAAGVRPVAFVDYLAVDEPDERFAEQVGEGLARGAERADMELVGGETAVMPEVVRGLDLAGTCAGLAAKDGVFDGRAEPGDALVGWRSSGIHSNGLTLAREAVTRDHEYADPCPFDGYETLGEALLEPTAIYTDLLDPMRAHGVRGAAHVTGGGWTNLERLGDHRYVVEDAFDPQPVFEFVQREGNVSDEEMHRTFNMGTGFVAAVDPDAAESLAAETDGRVIGRVEAGTDAPDGDATVAIRGLEL; this comes from the coding sequence ATGACCGAGGGCGACGGGAGCGACGACGGGGGACCGGACGCCGACGACGAACTCACCTACGCGGACGCGGGCGTCGACATCGACGCGAGCGAGGCCGCGACCGCGGCGCTGATCGGCGCGGTCGGCGCGGACACCGAGGCGGAGGGCTCCGGGAGCGAGTACGCCGGGCTGCTCGACATCGGCGACCGCTACCTCGCACTGGCGACCGACGGCGTCGGGACGAAGCTGCTCGTCGCTGAGGCGCTCGGCGACTACTCGACGGTCGGCATCGACTGTATCGCGATGAACGTGAACGACCTCGTCGCGGCCGGCGTCCGCCCCGTCGCGTTCGTCGACTACCTCGCGGTCGACGAGCCGGACGAGCGCTTCGCCGAGCAGGTGGGCGAGGGGCTCGCCCGCGGCGCGGAGCGCGCCGACATGGAACTCGTCGGCGGCGAGACCGCGGTGATGCCGGAGGTGGTCCGCGGGCTCGACCTGGCGGGCACCTGCGCCGGCCTCGCCGCGAAGGACGGCGTGTTCGACGGGCGGGCGGAGCCGGGCGACGCCCTGGTCGGCTGGCGCTCGTCGGGGATCCACTCGAACGGGCTCACGCTGGCGCGGGAGGCGGTGACGCGCGATCACGAGTACGCCGACCCCTGCCCGTTCGACGGCTACGAGACGCTCGGCGAGGCGCTGCTCGAACCGACCGCCATCTACACCGACCTCCTCGACCCGATGCGCGCTCACGGCGTGCGCGGCGCGGCCCACGTGACGGGCGGCGGCTGGACGAACCTCGAACGCCTCGGCGACCACCGCTACGTCGTCGAGGACGCGTTCGACCCCCAGCCGGTCTTCGAGTTCGTTCAGCGCGAGGGGAACGTCTCCGACGAGGAGATGCACCGCACGTTCAACATGGGGACCGGCTTCGTCGCCGCCGTCGACCCGGACGCGGCCGAGTCGCTGGCGGCCGAGACCGACGGTCGCGTCATCGGCCGCGTCGAGGCCGGGACCGACGCCCCGGACGGCGACGCGACGGTGGCGATCCGCGGGCTGGAGCTGTGA
- a CDS encoding CBS domain-containing protein, giving the protein MELPTPQDLRERRTALELTQSELADAADVSQPLIARIEGGDVDPRLSTLRRIVNALQEAEGEVVRAADLMNETVISVAPDDAVSGAVELMEAEAYSQLPVLQNGVPVGSISQGDVVHAGENVGDHPVSEVMSESFPTVAPSATVDEVRNLLDHYKAVMVTDGGETVGIITEADIAAQLS; this is encoded by the coding sequence ATGGAACTGCCGACGCCCCAAGACCTCCGCGAGCGCCGGACCGCGCTGGAGCTGACCCAGAGCGAGCTCGCCGACGCCGCGGACGTCTCCCAGCCCCTCATCGCGCGGATCGAAGGCGGCGACGTCGACCCGCGGCTCTCGACGCTGCGCCGGATCGTCAACGCCCTCCAAGAGGCGGAAGGCGAGGTCGTCCGCGCGGCCGACCTGATGAACGAGACGGTGATCAGCGTCGCGCCGGACGACGCGGTGAGCGGGGCGGTCGAGCTGATGGAGGCGGAGGCGTACTCGCAGCTCCCCGTCCTCCAGAACGGCGTGCCCGTCGGGTCGATCAGTCAGGGCGACGTGGTCCACGCCGGCGAGAACGTCGGCGACCACCCCGTCAGCGAGGTGATGAGCGAGTCGTTCCCGACGGTCGCGCCGTCGGCGACCGTCGACGAGGTCCGGAACCTCCTCGACCACTACAAGGCCGTGATGGTCACCGACGGCGGCGAGACCGTCGGGATCATCACAGAGGCCGACATCGCCGCGCAGCTGTCGTAA
- a CDS encoding DUF555 domain-containing protein, whose product MSNYEVAMEAAWLVRDVEETDDAIGVAVSEAGKRLNETDKQYVEVEPGVTGCPACGEPFDAAFLAANTALVGLLLEIDIFNADSEEHAERIAKSEVGGALRDVPLEVIDVFETEADEDEDAPER is encoded by the coding sequence ATGAGCAACTACGAAGTCGCGATGGAAGCCGCCTGGTTGGTCCGTGACGTCGAGGAGACCGACGACGCCATCGGCGTCGCGGTCAGCGAAGCCGGCAAGCGACTCAACGAGACGGACAAGCAGTACGTCGAGGTCGAGCCCGGCGTCACCGGCTGTCCGGCCTGCGGCGAGCCGTTCGACGCCGCGTTCCTCGCGGCCAACACGGCCCTCGTGGGACTCCTCTTGGAGATCGACATCTTCAACGCCGACAGCGAGGAGCACGCCGAGCGGATCGCGAAAAGCGAGGTCGGCGGCGCGCTCCGCGACGTGCCCCTCGAAGTCATCGACGTCTTCGAGACGGAGGCGGACGAGGACGAGGACGCGCCGGAGCGGTAG
- a CDS encoding isocitrate/isopropylmalate family dehydrogenase: MPDEIVVIEGDGIGREVVPAAVEVLESLDVEFEFVAADAGDATKEATGEALPAETYERVADADATLFGAAGETAADVILPLREAVDSFVNVRPAKAFPGVDALRPETDVVFLRENTEGVYSGHEDRLSEDLSTLTRVVTSSASRELAEYACEFVDDGRGPAGDPDEGFTVAHKANVMRETDGRFREEVLDVAAERGVDADEELMDAFATKLPLDPSQYGVIVCPNLAGDVLSDLAAGLVGGLGLLPSANVGHDNALFEPVHGTAPDIAGKGIANPTAAILSAAMLLEYLGHVEEGQRVRDAVEGVLSDGPRTGDLGGSATTDEVTAAVVDRV; the protein is encoded by the coding sequence ATGCCCGACGAGATAGTCGTCATCGAGGGCGACGGCATCGGCCGCGAGGTCGTGCCGGCCGCCGTCGAGGTGCTGGAGTCGCTCGACGTCGAGTTCGAGTTCGTCGCCGCCGACGCGGGCGACGCGACGAAAGAGGCGACCGGCGAGGCGCTCCCCGCCGAGACGTACGAGCGCGTCGCCGACGCGGACGCGACGCTGTTCGGCGCGGCCGGCGAGACGGCCGCCGACGTCATCCTCCCGCTGCGCGAGGCGGTCGACTCGTTCGTCAACGTCCGGCCCGCGAAGGCGTTCCCGGGCGTCGACGCGCTCCGCCCGGAGACGGACGTGGTGTTCCTCCGCGAGAACACCGAGGGCGTGTACTCGGGCCACGAGGACCGGCTCTCCGAGGACCTCTCGACGCTGACGCGGGTCGTCACCTCGTCGGCGTCCCGGGAGCTGGCCGAGTACGCCTGCGAGTTCGTCGACGACGGGCGCGGGCCCGCGGGCGACCCCGACGAGGGGTTCACGGTCGCGCACAAGGCGAACGTGATGCGCGAGACGGACGGCCGGTTCCGCGAGGAGGTGCTCGACGTGGCCGCCGAGCGCGGCGTCGACGCGGACGAGGAGCTGATGGACGCGTTCGCGACGAAGCTCCCGCTAGACCCGAGCCAGTACGGCGTGATCGTCTGCCCGAACCTCGCGGGCGACGTGCTCTCCGACCTGGCCGCGGGCCTCGTCGGAGGGCTCGGCCTGCTCCCCTCGGCGAACGTCGGCCACGACAACGCGCTGTTCGAGCCGGTCCACGGGACCGCGCCCGACATCGCCGGCAAGGGGATCGCGAACCCCACGGCGGCCATCCTCTCGGCGGCCATGCTCCTGGAGTACCTCGGGCACGTTGAGGAGGGCCAGCGGGTGCGCGACGCGGTGGAGGGCGTCCTCTCCGACGGGCCCCGCACCGGCGACCTCGGCGGGTCGGCGACGACCGACGAGGTCACCGCGGCGGTCGTCGACCGCGTGTAA
- the leuD gene encoding 3-isopropylmalate dehydratase small subunit gives MSANDADDQHITEVSGTGVPIPGDDVDTDQILPAKFMKEVTFDNMADYLFYDARRDDDGEFNDHPLNRFEGASIAVVNSNFGCGSSREHAPQAMMRWGIDGVVGESYAEIFRDNCKSLGIPAVTTDHETVVELQEWIEANPDGDIDVDVENETVTYGDTVIDVDVDDAMREALVEGIWDTTALMYSNRSKVDETVADLPYVEGDD, from the coding sequence ATGAGCGCGAACGACGCGGACGACCAGCACATCACCGAGGTGTCCGGCACGGGGGTCCCGATCCCCGGCGACGACGTCGACACCGACCAGATCCTGCCGGCGAAGTTCATGAAGGAGGTCACGTTCGACAACATGGCGGACTACCTCTTCTACGACGCCCGGCGGGACGACGACGGCGAGTTCAACGACCACCCGCTCAACCGCTTCGAGGGGGCGTCGATCGCGGTCGTCAACTCCAACTTCGGCTGCGGCTCCTCCCGGGAACACGCGCCGCAGGCGATGATGCGGTGGGGGATCGACGGCGTCGTCGGCGAGTCCTACGCCGAGATCTTCCGCGACAACTGCAAGTCGCTGGGCATCCCGGCGGTCACGACGGACCACGAGACGGTCGTCGAACTCCAGGAGTGGATCGAGGCGAACCCCGACGGCGACATCGACGTGGACGTCGAGAACGAGACCGTCACCTACGGCGACACCGTCATCGACGTCGACGTCGACGACGCGATGCGCGAGGCCCTGGTCGAGGGGATCTGGGACACGACCGCCCTGATGTACTCGAACCGGAGCAAGGTCGACGAGACGGTCGCCGACCTGCCGTACGTCGAGGGGGACGACTGA
- the leuC gene encoding 3-isopropylmalate dehydratase large subunit, with amino-acid sequence MSEGTLYDKVWDRHKVTELPNGQDQLFIGLHLVHEVTSPQAFGMLRERELDVAYPDRTFATTDHIAPTEADKRERPLADDQAEEMLSALERNVSDSGITFFGFESGKQGITHVVAPELGLSQPGMTVACGDSHTATHGAFGSIGVGIGTSQIRDVLATGCIAADKQKVRRVNVEGELGEGVYAKDVILKVIQDLGVDGGVGHVYEYGGPAIEALDMEGRLAVCNMSIEGGARAGYINPDETTYEYLKGREYVPEGEAFEERKAYWESISSDDDAEYDDVVTVDADGLDPLVTWGINPGQVIEISEPVPHPDDFEARTDREAAEQALDHMEIEAGQSMLGYDVDVAFLGTCTNGRLSDFEEAAKILEGNTVDEDVRALAVPGSETVRQQCEERGIDQTFIEAGFQWRRAGCSMCLAMNDDALEGDEVCASSSNRNFIGRQGSKDGRTVLMSPAMVAAAAVEGEVADAREYLDDGPTGGAGGVEEVAD; translated from the coding sequence ATGAGCGAGGGGACGCTGTACGACAAGGTGTGGGACCGACACAAGGTCACCGAGCTCCCGAACGGGCAGGACCAGCTGTTCATCGGGCTCCACCTCGTCCACGAGGTGACGAGCCCGCAGGCGTTCGGCATGCTGCGCGAGCGCGAGCTCGACGTGGCGTACCCCGACCGGACGTTCGCGACGACGGACCACATCGCGCCCACCGAGGCCGACAAGCGCGAGCGTCCCCTCGCCGACGACCAGGCCGAGGAGATGCTCTCCGCGCTCGAACGCAACGTGAGCGACAGCGGGATCACGTTCTTCGGCTTCGAGTCCGGCAAGCAGGGGATCACCCACGTCGTCGCCCCGGAGCTCGGGCTCTCCCAGCCCGGGATGACCGTCGCCTGCGGCGACAGCCACACCGCGACCCACGGCGCGTTCGGCTCCATCGGCGTCGGCATCGGGACGAGCCAGATCCGCGACGTGCTCGCGACCGGCTGTATCGCCGCGGACAAACAGAAGGTCCGCCGGGTCAACGTCGAGGGCGAACTCGGCGAGGGCGTCTACGCGAAGGACGTGATCCTGAAGGTGATCCAGGACCTCGGCGTCGACGGCGGCGTCGGGCACGTGTACGAGTACGGCGGCCCCGCCATCGAGGCGCTCGACATGGAGGGCCGGCTCGCGGTGTGTAACATGTCCATCGAGGGCGGCGCCCGCGCCGGCTACATCAACCCGGACGAGACCACCTACGAGTACCTGAAGGGCCGCGAGTACGTCCCCGAGGGCGAGGCGTTCGAGGAGCGCAAGGCGTACTGGGAGTCGATCAGCTCCGACGACGACGCCGAGTACGACGACGTGGTCACGGTCGACGCCGACGGGCTCGACCCGCTCGTCACCTGGGGGATCAACCCCGGACAGGTGATCGAGATCTCGGAGCCGGTCCCGCACCCGGACGACTTCGAGGCCCGGACCGACCGCGAGGCGGCCGAGCAGGCGCTCGACCACATGGAGATCGAGGCCGGCCAGTCGATGCTCGGCTACGACGTCGACGTGGCGTTCCTCGGCACCTGTACAAACGGCCGCCTCTCCGACTTCGAGGAGGCCGCGAAGATCTTAGAGGGGAACACGGTCGACGAGGACGTCCGCGCGCTGGCCGTCCCCGGGTCCGAGACCGTCCGCCAGCAGTGCGAGGAGCGCGGCATCGACCAGACGTTCATCGAGGCCGGCTTCCAGTGGCGCCGCGCCGGCTGTTCGATGTGCCTCGCGATGAACGACGACGCCCTGGAGGGCGACGAGGTGTGCGCCTCCTCGTCGAACCGGAACTTCATCGGGCGGCAGGGGTCGAAGGACGGCCGCACCGTCCTGATGAGCCCCGCGATGGTCGCGGCCGCGGCCGTCGAGGGCGAGGTCGCCGACGCGCGCGAGTACCTCGACGACGGGCCGACGGGCGGCGCCGGCGGCGTCGAGGAGGTGGCCGACTGA
- the ilvC gene encoding ketol-acid reductoisomerase, protein MTEDDTQTFDSTVYYDDDADEEAIAHKTVAVLGYGSQGHAHAQNLADSGVDVIVGLREDSSSRAAAESDGLRVETPADAAAEADVVSVLVPDTVQPDVYENAIEPNLDAGDTLQFAHGFNIHYNQIQPPEDVDVTMVAPKSPGHLVRRNYENDQGTPGLLAVYQDATGDARDEGLAYAAAIGCTRAGVVETTFREETETDLFGEQAVLCGGVTSLVKQGYETLVDAGYSPEMAYFECLNELKLIVDLMYEGGLGEMWDSVSDTAEYGGLTQGDVVVDEHARENMEEVLEKVQNGQFAREWIAENQAGRPSYTQLRNAEKNHDIEAVGDELRGLFAWEESADEDEEESAEVTA, encoded by the coding sequence ATGACCGAAGACGACACCCAGACGTTCGACTCGACAGTATACTACGACGACGACGCGGACGAGGAGGCCATCGCGCACAAGACGGTGGCCGTCCTCGGCTACGGCTCGCAGGGCCACGCCCACGCGCAGAACCTCGCGGACAGCGGGGTCGACGTGATCGTCGGCCTCCGCGAGGACAGCTCCTCGCGGGCCGCCGCCGAGAGCGACGGGCTCCGCGTCGAGACGCCCGCGGACGCGGCCGCCGAGGCCGACGTGGTGAGCGTCCTCGTCCCCGACACCGTCCAGCCGGACGTGTACGAGAACGCGATCGAACCGAACCTCGACGCGGGCGACACGCTGCAGTTCGCGCACGGGTTCAACATCCACTACAACCAGATCCAGCCGCCGGAGGACGTCGACGTGACGATGGTCGCGCCCAAGTCGCCGGGCCACCTCGTCCGTCGGAACTACGAGAACGACCAGGGGACGCCCGGCCTGCTCGCGGTGTATCAGGACGCGACCGGCGACGCCCGCGACGAGGGGCTCGCGTACGCGGCCGCCATCGGCTGTACGCGCGCCGGCGTCGTCGAGACGACGTTCCGCGAGGAGACCGAGACCGACCTGTTCGGCGAGCAGGCCGTCCTCTGTGGCGGCGTCACGTCGCTCGTCAAGCAGGGGTACGAGACGCTCGTCGACGCGGGCTACTCCCCCGAGATGGCGTACTTCGAGTGCCTCAACGAGCTGAAGCTCATCGTCGACCTGATGTACGAGGGCGGGCTCGGCGAGATGTGGGACTCCGTCTCCGACACGGCGGAGTACGGCGGGCTCACGCAGGGCGACGTGGTCGTCGACGAGCACGCCCGCGAGAACATGGAGGAGGTCTTAGAGAAGGTCCAGAACGGGCAGTTCGCCCGCGAGTGGATCGCCGAGAACCAGGCCGGACGGCCCTCCTACACGCAGCTCCGGAACGCGGAGAAGAACCACGACATCGAGGCCGTCGGCGACGAGCTGCGCGGCCTGTTCGCGTGGGAGGAGTCGGCCGACGAGGACGAGGAGGAGTCGGCAGAGGTGACCGCCTGA
- the ilvN gene encoding acetolactate synthase small subunit, with protein sequence MSGDSPSAGAPEADSRPLPDEQPGPDERDHPEGRRNLEGIRIDPVVEAEHESRRAVISALVEDEPGVLARVSGLVSRRQFNIESLTVGPTTVDGHSRITMVVEETDPGIDQIEKQMAKLKPVISVGEVAGDAVTSELVLLKVEADDPAAVHAVSEMYDGRTVDAGPDTITVELTGDKASIDSAISAFDRFGIVEIARTGPTALARGDTPTAPGEKPGTAGEPTTHDD encoded by the coding sequence ATGAGCGGCGACTCGCCGTCCGCCGGCGCGCCGGAGGCCGACTCGCGGCCCCTCCCGGACGAACAGCCCGGGCCGGACGAGCGTGACCATCCCGAGGGGCGCCGGAATCTGGAAGGGATCCGGATCGACCCGGTCGTCGAGGCTGAACACGAGTCGCGGCGCGCCGTCATCTCGGCGCTCGTGGAGGACGAGCCCGGCGTGCTCGCGCGCGTCTCCGGGCTCGTCTCCCGCCGCCAGTTCAACATCGAGAGCCTGACGGTCGGGCCGACGACCGTCGACGGCCACTCGCGGATCACGATGGTCGTCGAGGAGACGGACCCTGGCATCGACCAGATCGAAAAGCAGATGGCGAAGCTGAAGCCGGTCATCTCGGTCGGCGAGGTCGCGGGCGACGCGGTCACCTCGGAGCTCGTCCTGCTGAAGGTCGAGGCGGACGACCCCGCCGCGGTCCACGCCGTCTCCGAGATGTACGACGGCCGGACGGTCGACGCCGGCCCGGACACGATCACGGTCGAGCTCACCGGCGACAAGGCGAGCATCGACAGCGCGATAAGCGCCTTCGACCGGTTCGGCATCGTCGAGATCGCGCGGACGGGCCCGACCGCCCTCGCGCGCGGCGACACCCCCACGGCGCCAGGAGAGAAACCCGGAACGGCCGGCGAACCGACGACGCACGACGACTGA